The Aeromonas encheleia genomic sequence TATTCAAACACGCCAATTTTTACTGGTGTATTTGCCCGTATGGGTTGAGTGACCGTTTTTCCTATCACGTCAGCTAGGCATTTCGGGGCTAATCCAAACCCAGGTCGTACACTGCGTACCGCATCCGCCGTGATGATTTCTCCAACTTGTAAGTCTTTGACAAAATAGAGGGAGCGACGGAATTTTGCGTTGCCTATTTCGCTAGATTTGCGGCTATAGTCAACCTTTCCTAGCGCAGACCAAGCTGTTTTAGCACCATCACATAATTGCTTCAATTCTGCCGGCTCCAGCGAAAAGCTGTCATCCGGCCCACCGTCGTTGCGGTTTAGAGTAAAGTGCTTCTCGATGATCGAAGCTCCCAGCGCTACGCTCGTGATGGCCGTGGTGTTATCGAGAGTGTGATCCGACAGCCCTGTTACCAGCCCAAAGCGTTGCTGCATATCCAGCAGGGTACGCAGGTTGTAATCTTCTGCTGGTGCCGGGTAGCCACTGACGCAGTGTAATATGGCCAGCTCTTTGCATCCCCCGGCACGGGCTGTCTCGATGGCCTCTCTTATCTCTTCAGCATCAGCCATGCCGGTGGAGATGATCATCGGTTTTCCGGTACCAGCCACATAGTGGATCAGCGGTAAATCAATCGCTTCAAACGAGGCGATTTTGTAGGCAGGTGCATTGAGGTCTTCGAGCAAATCTACCGCCGTCAAATCAAAGGGCGAGCTGAAAATGGTAATACCTAGCCGGTGGGCATGTTCAAATAGGGGGGCATGCCACTCCCAAGGCATCTGAGCCTCTTGATAGAGTTGATAGAGGTTCTTGCCACGCCACAGGCCATCGTGGATTTGAAAATCGGGTGTGTTGCTGTTGAGCGTGATGGTATCTGCGGTATAAGTTTGCAGCTTGATTGCATCGGCGCCAGCTAGCTTAGCCTCTGTAATCAAACGTAATGCATTTTTTAGCTTACCGTTATGATTAGCAGACATTTCTGCAATTACATACGGAGAGAAATTCTGTCCGATGCCTCTTCCATTAATAAATATTGTTGGGTTCATAATTCACCTGCTCATGCGTATAGTTATTTTTTCTAATAGAGCAGTACGGTTATGCTCCCACTGTTTTTTTAATATTGCTAGCCTGTGAATATCAATGTATTCCCCATCAATGACATGCTGACCTAGAAAAATACCTTCGACTTCAAAACCGAACTTTTGATGCAAAGAAATGACAGGTTTATTGAAGCTTAGTACCTCACAATATAATTTGTGTAATTTCAAAGTAATAAATGCCTGCTCAAGCATTAAATACTCCATTCTAACCCCTGTTCCTCTTGGTGCGGAGGGCGCTGAATAAAATGCCCAAGCTGAATTTCTATTTGTTAAATCTAAGTTATTTAATGCAGCTATACCGCATGGTTGCCCTTCAAACTCATACATA encodes the following:
- the pseI gene encoding pseudaminic acid synthase, with protein sequence MFINGRGIGQNFSPYVIAEMSANHNGKLKNALRLITEAKLAGADAIKLQTYTADTITLNSNTPDFQIHDGLWRGKNLYQLYQEAQMPWEWHAPLFEHAHRLGITIFSSPFDLTAVDLLEDLNAPAYKIASFEAIDLPLIHYVAGTGKPMIISTGMADAEEIREAIETARAGGCKELAILHCVSGYPAPAEDYNLRTLLDMQQRFGLVTGLSDHTLDNTTAITSVALGASIIEKHFTLNRNDGGPDDSFSLEPAELKQLCDGAKTAWSALGKVDYSRKSSEIGNAKFRRSLYFVKDLQVGEIITADAVRSVRPGFGLAPKCLADVIGKTVTQPIRANTPVKIGVFE
- the pseH gene encoding UDP-4-amino-4,6-dideoxy-N-acetyl-beta-L-altrosamine N-acetyltransferase, with translation MDTLGILRDIKKEELDLMLAWRNEPKVRSNMYTQHIISQEEHYSWWIHMQDRKDQVYYMYEFEGQPCGIAALNNLDLTNRNSAWAFYSAPSAPRGTGVRMEYLMLEQAFITLKLHKLYCEVLSFNKPVISLHQKFGFEVEGIFLGQHVIDGEYIDIHRLAILKKQWEHNRTALLEKITIRMSR